AAGGGTCACAAGACCATCGTGGACGTGGCGCGCGAGCACGATCTGAAGCAGAGCGAGATCCAGCAATGGATCGATACGTTCATTGAGTTCGGCACACAGGCCCTCAAGGTCAATCCGAAATCCATGGAGGCGGTCTACCAGAAGGAGCTCAAGCGGCACAGGGAAAAGATCGGT
This portion of the Thermodesulforhabdus norvegica genome encodes:
- a CDS encoding helix-turn-helix domain-containing protein, producing MERGSVMEGKVVKPVRIQRWTANRKREIVLEVLKGHKTIVDVAREHDLKQSEIQQWIDTFIEFGTQALKVNPKSMEAVYQKELKRHREKIG